DNA from Quercus lobata isolate SW786 chromosome 1, ValleyOak3.0 Primary Assembly, whole genome shotgun sequence:
gacaacaaaaataagattttgacaacaaaaaaaaaactaataaaaacaaGCAGTCTAGTAAAACCACCAAGGTGTTCAATTTAAATGCTAACTCACCTCTGGTTCTCCATGTACCAAAACATCAATGTCAAGCTCTTCCTGCAGCTTGACCACTTTGTTAATTTCCTCCTTGATAGCCTTCACATATTCTTCCTCGGAGACCCTAAAAAAATTGCAGGAAGACTGATTTAGATAAGAAACCTAATAGAATTAAAATCAGAAGGGGAGACTAACACATTTTATACAGGCAGAATGCTCACTTCTTAGCCTTGTACTCACGGCGGACTCTTCTAAGTTCCAATGTCTGTGGGAAAGATCCAATTGTTGTTGTAGGAAGACTTGGAAGATTCAGCTTCTTCTGCTGAGCGTCCAGCCTGGCGCTCACATTTGTTGCCCGGCGGTGTTCAGAACTCTTCAAAGCAGCAGCCTAATCAAGAGAGAAGAGCAGTCAGAGCTAAGAATATGCTGACACTGCATGAAATTCTAGACATCcattttggaaaagtttttatgagaaattaaaaaagctgtcaaaacagTGAATTACTTTTTCgattttccataaaaaagtttcctaaaatagattactaatatatgccctaagggcacacgtTAGTAAATCccctatatctatatctatatttatatctatatctatatattactaaaagctgaagcgtagtgtttaatgctgctgctctcacgttgcgccacatcagctgccacatcattttttttttttcttttcttttttaaaatataatttgtcctacaattttaaaatggtttttacaattttcagctcTATATACAGcacactacttatttatttacttccactatcaccctataataaatccaacctactacttatttatttacttccactatcaccctataataaatctgtataattaatccagtccatctcttatttatttacttccactatcaagTCCAACCCAAAACATTTTCAGTTcagctttagggttttgtgtgagccttttcaacttaaaaaaaaaaaaaaaaaaaaaaaaaacattgaagcctttcaagttttttttttttttccttttcttataattgtttttaacatttatttttttaatatttacacttctctaacctttctctcttccttacCATTTCAACTCCAcactacttcttcaatctttctccctcccttatcttttcatcttcccactaccctttacattaatatcattcctcctctttcccttcatcttcctttatttttgtcttttcttattcacaccctcttactataaatttgtcactatctcttctatctcttctattctatgcatagttttccctcacaaaaaaaaaaaagaggttccctctctctctccctctctatctctctctaaattttttggtgaattttttatttttcttacgtatctgctttaggttgataattttttgtattatttaaaactctactttgggttaatgcgatttagttttgttttttatttttttatatttgttccctttgattgttaaatgttatcctattgcattataaagaattaaatattgcatataaaaagataatattattctatttcaTAGCATGATttagataatttggtatttattgtaaattgatatttcttctcttacatagcatgattttttataatgCTCAATTTAGATATTAagctatgagactttactaatttttgtttattctttaattCTATGTgatggacaaagtactcttaatagttgtattaaaAGTACactaaaatttcatttatttatataaaagcaAAGGTTAACCAAACGAAATAATCGGATGAGTGACAAATTTTAgctattacaattttattttaattattattattattattatattataacaatgaatatatagaaatttaattcttagattttgctaataattgtttatttgataatatgttttgggtgaatgaaattacaataaattgttttcctaattggtccaattaattattgttaagttttattaattttcttagttaCATTTTtcggtgttttggattgtaagaaaaaaaaaagtttgagaaagttagtttaaaactaaaagaataatttccaaattttatatttattaaaaaatgaatattttcgtTAGCTTGCTTTTTGAATTTCTAAggaaaaattgtattgtattcATTTTGGTacgacaaaatttatatttatgatttatgattgttcctatattatatttatgattgttcctataataaataaaaatatgattacaaaatacattactctttattaaattagtttaaattgtaaaaaaaaaaattaataaaaccaccataaaataattatcatgcaCAACACGTGTGTTCGCGGCTAGTTAAGGATAAAATTGCACACAAGCACTTACAGCCTTTTGGACAGCCTCATTTGTAACCCTTGGGGAGGATTTTCTCGAAGCCTGAGCCACAGCATTAGCAGAGAAGAATTCCTGGAGATATAAAGGAAATGAGAAGTTAAAAAGTACTCCAACTGTCTGTAATAGACTATCCACTAAAATTCATCAACAAAATATACTTAAGAGAAAGCAAGCCATATcagtaaatttaaaaaattgacaaggAAGCTTTCCAAAAACACAGATTACATTTTAGGGGAAAATAAAcatcccccacccccccccccccccacccaaaaaaaaaaaccccacacaTTTGTGTGTATCTATTTAACTTcccaataaacaaaaaagagtgTATGCATATAATTATGTACATGTGTTTGCTGTCTGTGTGTGTATGCACACCTCAAAAGGTGAGAATGTGGAGGAGATCAATTGCAATTATATTGCAGCACCATAGAGTGAGAGTCTGGAATTCATTTTTCAATTGGAAgccaatttcttttcttattcttttggCTCATTAAAATCCTATTCCTTTAGTTCTTGATGAGCTTAAAATATTATTGCAAAACCATACATATAATTCATCCAATAAAAGAAGGGATGATATACAATGCTCAAATATGATCACCTATCTAAATGGAATtagattagaaaataaatttaaaagaaaaactttcataaaaaaagacaaacaaattttcCAAATCAAGAAGCCACAACTTCTTGAAATTCTTGTTATAATTAAGTGGTAGAACCAAAAGACAGTCCAGACAATGAGCAGGAAAGAGTACCTCATCCTTGTGTCCAGACAATGCCTTGGCCAAGGCATTTACTTCAACAATTTTCTGTGCCGCAAATGCAAGCCATGACTTAATCTCTTTATCCAACTTAGTCTCATTCACTAAATCAACCGCAGTGTGAAGAAGAGAGCAGGACGTTGAGACCACAATCTTGTCTGTAGAACATTATAGATTACATAAATTTACTTGCAGCAGATTAACTATGTTTTGGAATCATTAAGTAACACACTCAATGATGAATACCTTTACCAACAATGCCCTCAAGAGCCTTCAGGGTACTGAGGGAAGCTGCAAGATCGTTGGCCCATATATTCCTTCCATCAACAACTCCAGCAAAGAGATATTTTCCCAAAGGAAATCCACCCTTGATCAAATCAAGTGTTTGTGTTCCACGAACCAGGTCAAAACCATACCCAGCTACACCCTTCAATGAGGTGAGAGTCTTGTATGCAGCAACAGGAATATCAGCAAAGTATGTCTCGATCACAACATTTAATCCAGCTAAAGATGACTCTAGTGCAGAATAGGCATGAGTAAAGGCTTCTAATTGATGAGCATCAAGATCCAAAACAAGGGTGGGCTCATCAAACTGGATCCAAGTAGCACCAGCTGCCTTTAATTCAGCCACAACCTCCCTGCATAATGAAAATCATTAATACAGGGGACATATGAAAACAAACCAATGTCACTGAAATGATAAATACATACTTGTAGACTGGAAGAATCTTGTCAATTagggagagaagagaaaaggatTTCTCCACACCCTTTGCTGGTTTCGATAGCAACAAGTAGGAGACAGGGCCTACAAGGACTGGAACGGTATCAACTCCAAGCTGCATAGACAGAAGAACATTGGTGAACCAAGAACAGTATCGATTTCAAGCTGCATAATCTTTGATTCAAAGACCATGAATGAATTCAGTAAGTTGATGAGAAGTGGCaatcaacacacacacacacaaaaaaaaaaatcaaaattaacaaatagtTGGAAACATCTTATCAGCTTTTGAGCTCCCCTTTAACATTTAAACATAAGGATACAGTAGTCAGAGTACTTATTATTGGCTATTCTGTGGCAGGATTCAAACAGGAAAAATACATTATTCACTTACAAAGGTAATATGATAAAAGACTGATCATCAAGTTGGGAAAGATATGTATAACATCCCATGTTagtaagtttgaaaattttataaattgctcCCATAATTATATAACACGCCTCATATACCCTCAACCTTGTTAAGTCAGAGCAAATATATCCTAAAATGTCAACTTGTGATATCATTATTATAATTCAGTTGGAGGATGGGGCAATCACTCTTCCACTGTGTATCACATATATAATGTGATAAGCTCACCTCACACTCATAGAGTTTGCAACAAGCAATTCTACTGCAGCAATTTGATTTTAAAGATTGCATCAAGTACCTTTTTAGTTGTAAACAACATCTATGGCAATGCTGATGCAGCCACCCTCTATCCTTAGGACTGACAACCAGCCAGCCAACCTTTCTGGCCTCTTAGGACTGCCAGCAGCCCCTTATTTTGACTTCTCATATCTTGCCATGTACCCCTCCTCTACCATTAGGACTGACAACCAGCCAGCCAACCTTTCTGACCTCTTAGGACTGCCAGCAGCCCCTTATTTTGACTTCTCATATCTGCTATGTATCCTCATTAATTACAGCTTTGACTTATGTAACTATTAGCTACTTTATTTCCTAATagttaaagattataaataggCTAGCTATGTAAGAGtaaaatcagtttttgatgtgAATATAATTCAGTTTCAGACCTGGACAGAAACTTGTTTCTCCAGTTTCTCTGTAATTCCAgctttaattattaattttaatgcaATTCTAGTTCAAGTTCTCAATCAATTGATCTTGATTTCCATCAAATGCAGTCATTCCAACTTTATAAACACTAGTCTTTTATGAATATACGAAGTACAGCAGTATCTAAAAACTCACAGCTTTAGCCTCCTTGAATTCTTCTACGGCCTTGTGAGATGCGTAAGAAAACTTAACCTCTGGGCCCAATTCAGGGACAATGTAATGGCTGCACCAATAAACATATATCCATTACACCATTGACAATTATATGTTCTTCAAACTTACCAACATTCTTGAGAGTTGAAACATAGATAATGATATATTACTTACTAGTTGGTGTCAAACCACTTGGTCATTTCCATGGCAGGTACAGAGGCATTCCCTCTAGCCATGGAGAAATAGACATCAAAGCCAATCTCACCACCGCTCCAACCATATCTAGGGGGAACCGCCCCAAGCATGGCTGTAGTGTCTAAAACTTGATCATAGTATGAGAATGTGTTGCTAGGAATGTGCTTGATTCCAGCATCAGCCATCTGCTTCCAGATGGAAGCCCTAAGATCCGCAGCCACTTTT
Protein-coding regions in this window:
- the LOC115976596 gene encoding 5-methyltetrahydropteroyltriglutamate--homocysteine methyltransferase-like is translated as MNQLNQVSPHRVAPLISLRFISKPSLSLPFSFSAKRPSILRFSLLARAMASHIVGYPRMGPKRELKFALESFWDKKSSAEDLKKVAADLRASIWKQMADAGIKHIPSNTFSYYDQVLDTTAMLGAVPPRYGWSGGEIGFDVYFSMARGNASVPAMEMTKWFDTNYHYIVPELGPEVKFSYASHKAVEEFKEAKALGVDTVPVLVGPVSYLLLSKPAKGVEKSFSLLSLIDKILPVYKEVVAELKAAGATWIQFDEPTLVLDLDAHQLEAFTHAYSALESSLAGLNVVIETYFADIPVAAYKTLTSLKGVAGYGFDLVRGTQTLDLIKGGFPLGKYLFAGVVDGRNIWANDLAASLSTLKALEGIVGKDKIVVSTSCSLLHTAVDLVNETKLDKEIKSWLAFAAQKIVEVNALAKALSGHKDEEFFSANAVAQASRKSSPRVTNEAVQKAAAALKSSEHRRATNVSARLDAQQKKLNLPSLPTTTIGSFPQTLELRRVRREYKAKKVSEEEYVKAIKEEINKVVKLQEELDIDVLVHGEPERNDMVEYFGEQLSGFAFTVNGWVQSYGSRCVKPPIIYGDVSRPKPMTVFWSSIAQSFTKRPMKGMLTGPVTILNWSFVRNDQPRFETCYQIALAIKDEVEDLEKAGITVIQIDEAALREGLPLRKSDQAFYLNWAVHSFRITNCGVHDTTQIHTHMCYSHFNDIIHSIIDMDADVITIENSRSDEKLLSVFRDGVKYGAGIGPGVYDIHSPRIPSTEEIADRINKMLAVLESNILWVNPDCGLKTRKYSEVKPALSNMVAAAKLLRTQLASAK